The Methanofollis sp. UBA420 genome contains a region encoding:
- the porA gene encoding pyruvate synthase subunit PorA, with protein MMEILEGSHAVAEAVRLCRPQVVAAYPITPQTHIVEALASMVADCKLDAEYICVESEFSALSACLGASAAGSRVYSATTSQGLALMFEVCFNVAGMRQPVIMTIANRALGAPLNIWNDQQDSISLRDSGWLQFYAEDNQEATDLHFIAYKVAEDHRVLLPAMVCFDGFILTHTYEPVDMPSQEAIDAFLPPYKPVTILDAKKPMSLGMYATPDYYMEFRYEIDQAQKRAKEVFAEVGAEFAAKFGRDYSGLVEGYRLEDADMAFIALGSICGTVREAIDEMRAEGKKVGLLKIRSFRPFPSEEIRAALSGVSKVAVLDKNISLGQKGAVALEVRDALYGSGIDVKGYILALGGRDVRQADIKAIADLLEKGEGDQFFGLRTEVL; from the coding sequence ATGATGGAGATTCTGGAAGGTTCCCATGCGGTCGCCGAGGCCGTCAGGCTCTGCCGCCCCCAGGTGGTCGCGGCATACCCGATCACCCCGCAGACCCATATCGTCGAGGCGCTCGCGAGCATGGTCGCCGACTGCAAACTGGACGCCGAGTATATCTGTGTGGAGAGCGAGTTTTCGGCCCTTTCGGCCTGCCTCGGGGCAAGCGCCGCGGGGTCCCGCGTCTACTCCGCGACCACCTCGCAGGGCCTTGCCCTGATGTTCGAGGTCTGCTTCAATGTGGCCGGGATGCGCCAGCCGGTCATCATGACGATCGCAAACCGCGCCCTCGGTGCGCCCCTGAATATCTGGAACGACCAGCAGGACTCGATCTCCCTGCGGGACTCGGGCTGGCTGCAGTTCTACGCCGAGGACAACCAGGAGGCGACAGACCTCCACTTCATCGCGTACAAGGTTGCCGAGGACCACAGGGTCCTCCTGCCCGCGATGGTCTGCTTCGACGGTTTCATCCTGACGCACACCTACGAACCGGTGGACATGCCCTCGCAGGAGGCGATCGACGCCTTCCTCCCGCCGTACAAACCGGTCACCATCCTGGACGCGAAGAAGCCGATGTCCCTTGGCATGTACGCCACCCCCGACTATTACATGGAGTTCAGGTACGAGATTGACCAGGCCCAGAAGCGGGCGAAGGAAGTCTTTGCCGAGGTCGGCGCCGAGTTCGCCGCAAAGTTCGGCCGCGACTACTCCGGCCTGGTCGAGGGCTACCGCCTTGAGGACGCCGACATGGCGTTTATCGCGCTGGGCTCGATCTGCGGGACTGTCAGGGAAGCGATCGACGAGATGCGGGCCGAAGGGAAGAAGGTCGGCCTGCTGAAGATCCGCAGCTTCCGCCCCTTCCCCTCCGAGGAGATCAGGGCCGCCCTCTCGGGCGTCTCGAAGGTCGCAGTCCTCGACAAGAACATTTCCCTCGGCCAGAAGGGCGCGGTCGCGCTCGAAGTGCGGGACGCCCTGTACGGCAGCGGGATCGACGTGAAAGGCTACATCCTGGCCCTCGGCGGCAGGGACGTGCGGCAGGCCGATATCAAGGCGATCGCCGACCTCCTCGAAAAAGGAGAGGGCGACCAGTTCTTCGGCCTGCGGACGGAGGTGCTCTGA
- a CDS encoding nitroreductase translates to MQREHDAVMAAIRGRRSIRSYEDRPLDDGTVQAIIDAGIHAPTALGLQPWQFIVVRDQTLMKQISEYCKPFLRAALRDATDEASIAYREILAHEEYDIFYDAPVLVLVLGDVRNRYSIYDCTLCAGTMMLAAHALGVGSCWIGSAEPVSGSPEFLAALGVPEGWRTVAPIIFGYPKGTPEPQTRRDPVITWIG, encoded by the coding sequence ATGCAGAGAGAGCATGACGCCGTCATGGCGGCGATCCGGGGGAGACGGAGCATCAGGTCGTATGAGGACAGACCCCTCGACGATGGGACCGTGCAGGCGATCATCGACGCCGGCATCCATGCCCCAACGGCCCTCGGCCTCCAGCCCTGGCAGTTCATCGTCGTCCGTGACCAGACCCTCATGAAACAGATCTCGGAGTACTGCAAGCCCTTCCTCCGTGCAGCCCTCCGGGACGCCACCGACGAGGCCTCCATCGCGTACAGGGAGATCCTTGCACATGAGGAGTACGACATCTTCTACGATGCCCCCGTGCTCGTCCTCGTCCTCGGCGACGTGCGGAACAGGTACAGCATCTACGACTGCACCCTCTGCGCCGGGACCATGATGCTCGCCGCCCATGCACTGGGTGTCGGGAGCTGCTGGATCGGATCCGCCGAACCTGTCTCCGGCAGCCCCGAGTTCCTCGCCGCCCTCGGCGTGCCCGAAGGCTGGCGGACCGTGGCGCCGATCATCTTCGGCTACCCAAAAGGTACGCCCGAACCGCAGACCCGGCGCGACCCTGTCATCACCTGGATCGGATAA
- a CDS encoding methanogenesis marker 12 protein → MFIGIDHGTTAMRFASEVDHFKVSREAARDFSVRDLERLCPLDEIEGIAVCYSMGDGISTITDIRRVENRGVVSQEGAGKHIGGGTRVFDEVTASGIPAVVMPGIHRGSPTDPRFKAYSHQTSPEKIGIAYEVCHDLGPDVVVCDTSSNTVTLLVSVGRIVGAFDACVFAPGTQHGALDVDAIRRIDAGVETANEAFLHAGVSHTLPPEEQDRTIAMFAAMECAAMLLLNPEAHVALAGSKGPIVAEEVSALLGRPVAVYDEWCAARGLARIARDVFSGKKEILGLSVDL, encoded by the coding sequence ATGTTCATCGGGATCGATCATGGCACAACGGCCATGCGCTTTGCATCCGAGGTCGACCACTTCAAAGTCTCGCGCGAGGCCGCGCGGGACTTTTCGGTCCGTGACCTCGAACGTCTCTGTCCTCTCGACGAGATCGAGGGCATTGCGGTCTGCTATTCGATGGGAGACGGCATATCGACCATCACCGACATCCGCAGGGTCGAGAACCGCGGCGTCGTCTCGCAGGAAGGCGCGGGCAAGCACATCGGCGGGGGGACGCGGGTCTTCGACGAGGTCACCGCAAGCGGCATCCCTGCCGTCGTGATGCCGGGCATCCACCGCGGCTCCCCGACAGATCCCCGGTTCAAGGCGTACTCCCACCAGACAAGCCCGGAGAAGATCGGGATCGCCTACGAGGTCTGCCACGACCTCGGCCCCGACGTCGTGGTCTGCGACACCTCCTCGAACACCGTCACCCTCCTGGTCTCCGTGGGGCGGATCGTCGGCGCCTTCGACGCCTGCGTCTTTGCCCCGGGCACGCAGCACGGCGCCCTGGACGTCGACGCGATCCGGAGGATCGACGCGGGGGTCGAGACCGCGAACGAGGCCTTCCTCCATGCCGGCGTCTCCCACACCCTCCCGCCCGAGGAGCAGGACAGGACGATCGCGATGTTCGCGGCGATGGAGTGCGCCGCGATGCTCCTCCTCAACCCCGAGGCTCATGTGGCCCTGGCCGGGTCGAAGGGGCCCATCGTGGCCGAAGAGGTGAGCGCGTTGCTCGGCCGCCCGGTCGCGGTCTATGACGAGTGGTGTGCGGCCCGCGGCCTTGCCCGGATAGCGCGGGACGTCTTCTCCGGAAAAAAGGAGATCCTGGGACTTTCCGTTGACCTCTGA
- a CDS encoding pyruvate ferredoxin oxidoreductase subunit gamma: MRELRIHGRGGQGSVTAAELIAVAAFEDGVYSQAFPAFGVERRGAPVQAFVRFNDAKIRLRSQVYEPDYIIVQDSSLIRDVDVFGGLKKGGIAIVNTERSIDAAVPEGVRLITLDATGIALEKLGVPIMNTTLIGAFAAATGEIALPAIRKALMRRFPGKLGEKNVAAAEYAYKLVKGEA; this comes from the coding sequence GTGAGAGAGTTACGCATCCATGGCAGGGGTGGGCAGGGTTCTGTCACTGCTGCCGAACTGATCGCCGTCGCTGCATTCGAAGACGGCGTCTATTCGCAGGCATTTCCTGCGTTTGGAGTCGAACGGCGCGGCGCCCCCGTGCAGGCGTTCGTCCGGTTCAACGACGCGAAGATCCGCCTGCGCAGTCAGGTCTATGAACCCGACTACATCATCGTCCAGGACAGCAGCCTGATCCGTGACGTCGATGTCTTCGGCGGTCTGAAGAAGGGGGGCATCGCGATCGTGAATACAGAACGCTCGATCGACGCCGCTGTTCCCGAGGGGGTCAGGCTGATCACCCTCGACGCCACCGGCATCGCCCTTGAGAAACTCGGTGTTCCGATCATGAACACCACGCTCATCGGCGCCTTCGCCGCGGCGACCGGCGAGATCGCCCTCCCCGCGATCAGGAAGGCCCTTATGCGGCGCTTCCCGGGAAAACTTGGCGAGAAGAACGTGGCGGCAGCCGAATATGCCTACAAACTCGTGAAAGGTGAGGCCTGA
- a CDS encoding 4Fe-4S binding protein produces MGLNVGCAAAPGRARDNKTGSWRVFKPVFKYDKCVKCGLCEVVCPEGCVYEGEDGYYHPDYNYCKGCGLCAEECPVDDIELVQEAK; encoded by the coding sequence ATGGGGTTGAATGTCGGGTGCGCCGCCGCACCGGGCCGGGCGCGGGACAATAAGACCGGGTCCTGGCGGGTCTTCAAGCCTGTTTTCAAGTACGACAAATGCGTGAAATGTGGTCTCTGTGAGGTCGTCTGTCCCGAGGGCTGTGTGTACGAAGGCGAGGACGGCTATTACCACCCTGACTATAACTATTGCAAGGGCTGCGGCCTCTGTGCCGAGGAGTGCCCTGTTGATGACATCGAACTCGTCCAGGAGGCGAAGTAA
- a CDS encoding beta-ribofuranosylaminobenzene 5'-phosphate synthase — MKTMASFNIAGKLRELEKDVGTLSPMQKILLGTDGSVTTLLENVLGCEVTVQTLSQEVVPADERVAASLGIRAGEEVNHRIVTLNEKESGKALLYAASDTPLSRLDPSFKNDLMRADIPIGRIMQKHRIEARRELSDVRVCRAGTGISGVFGIFRHEPLLSRRYRIITRGEPLIAIRETFPYCNFTDEARVIVEAPARIHMTLIDMNGSSGRVDGGIGLSVEDPAVVVEAKKSDGLTVRGEGESVERVKKTAEKVLAALGVRGGAEITLHRTYPGHIGLGSGTQIALATARALTALYRPMDVREIAAIAGRGGTSGIGTAAFELGGFIIDGGHSFGPSGEKSDFRPSAASGGVRPAPVLFRHPVPEDWQILLATPAIPEGANGKVEVDIFRQYCPVPIGDVQALCHTVLMQMLPGIVEKDLDLFGTAVNAIQGLGFKRVEHSLQPPLIHDLVAALRATDAAGVGLSSFGPTVYAIGDTGMQDALGAAEEAMAETGGTAFLTRARNRGADVRAYP; from the coding sequence ATGAAGACCATGGCATCATTCAACATCGCCGGAAAACTCCGGGAACTGGAGAAGGATGTCGGCACTCTCTCGCCGATGCAGAAGATCCTCCTCGGCACCGACGGTTCGGTGACCACTCTTCTGGAAAACGTGCTGGGCTGCGAGGTGACCGTGCAGACGCTCTCGCAGGAGGTGGTGCCTGCCGACGAACGCGTGGCGGCATCCCTCGGTATCCGTGCAGGAGAAGAAGTCAACCACCGGATCGTGACCCTGAACGAGAAGGAGAGCGGGAAGGCACTCCTGTACGCGGCGTCCGACACCCCGCTCTCCCGCCTCGACCCCTCATTCAAGAACGACCTGATGCGGGCTGACATCCCGATCGGGCGGATCATGCAGAAGCACCGGATCGAGGCGCGGCGCGAACTCAGCGACGTGCGGGTGTGCCGGGCAGGCACGGGGATCAGCGGCGTCTTCGGCATCTTCCGCCACGAACCCCTCCTCTCCCGCAGGTATCGGATCATCACCCGCGGAGAACCCCTGATCGCCATCAGGGAAACTTTCCCGTACTGCAACTTCACCGACGAGGCCAGGGTGATCGTGGAGGCCCCGGCACGGATCCATATGACCCTCATCGACATGAACGGGAGTTCGGGAAGGGTCGACGGCGGGATCGGCCTCTCTGTCGAGGACCCGGCCGTCGTCGTCGAGGCGAAAAAGAGCGACGGACTCACGGTCAGGGGAGAGGGGGAGAGCGTGGAGAGAGTGAAAAAGACCGCAGAAAAAGTCCTTGCCGCCCTCGGCGTCCGGGGAGGTGCCGAGATCACGCTCCACCGCACCTATCCCGGACACATCGGCCTCGGCAGCGGCACCCAGATCGCCCTCGCCACCGCCCGCGCCCTCACCGCCCTGTACCGGCCCATGGATGTCAGGGAGATCGCGGCGATCGCCGGGAGAGGCGGGACGTCGGGGATCGGGACCGCGGCATTCGAGTTGGGCGGCTTCATCATCGACGGCGGGCACAGTTTCGGCCCCTCGGGAGAGAAGTCGGACTTCAGGCCGTCGGCGGCCTCAGGCGGCGTGAGGCCCGCCCCCGTACTCTTCAGGCACCCCGTCCCCGAGGACTGGCAGATTCTCCTCGCAACCCCTGCCATTCCGGAGGGCGCAAACGGGAAGGTCGAGGTCGACATCTTCAGGCAGTACTGCCCGGTGCCCATCGGCGACGTGCAGGCGCTCTGCCACACGGTGCTGATGCAAATGCTCCCCGGCATCGTCGAGAAAGACCTCGACCTCTTCGGGACGGCGGTGAACGCGATCCAGGGCCTCGGGTTCAAACGTGTCGAACACAGCCTCCAGCCCCCTCTCATCCACGACCTCGTCGCCGCACTCAGGGCCACCGACGCCGCAGGAGTCGGCCTGAGTTCCTTCGGCCCGACTGTCTACGCGATCGGCGACACCGGCATGCAGGACGCCCTCGGGGCCGCGGAGGAGGCGATGGCGGAGACCGGCGGGACGGCGTTCCTCACCCGCGCCCGGAACCGCGGGGCGGACGTCAGGGCATACCCCTGA
- a CDS encoding DUF368 domain-containing protein, with protein MMGACDVIPGVSGGTIALITGIYERLIGAIGAVDPGSLKHVLHGDFGAFRNDLEKIDFPFLVVLLAGIATAFLVMSGVILYLLGYHGVETYSFFIGLIIASAVVLFREIRSPGLAGLAFLLAGTVAGFFLTGLGHLDAGHSLPVIFLTGMVAICAMVLPGISGAYMTLILNQYEFMLAALKSFALPEIVTFMVGGLTGLLLFTKALKYLLKNHKTAMLAFLTGLMLGSTRMLYEKAAMSGTILVDGGIFLIAGIVVIGMVEYVKRR; from the coding sequence ATGATGGGGGCCTGCGACGTCATCCCGGGCGTCTCGGGAGGGACCATCGCCCTCATCACCGGCATCTACGAGCGCCTGATCGGGGCGATCGGCGCCGTCGATCCCGGGTCGCTGAAGCACGTGCTGCACGGCGACTTCGGGGCGTTCAGGAACGACCTCGAAAAAATCGACTTCCCCTTCCTGGTCGTCCTCCTTGCCGGGATCGCCACGGCATTCCTGGTCATGTCGGGAGTCATCCTGTACCTCCTGGGATACCACGGGGTCGAGACCTACTCCTTCTTCATCGGGCTGATCATCGCCTCCGCCGTCGTCCTCTTCCGGGAGATCCGCTCGCCCGGCCTTGCGGGCCTGGCCTTCCTTCTCGCCGGAACCGTCGCCGGGTTTTTCCTGACCGGCCTCGGCCACCTCGACGCCGGCCACTCCCTGCCGGTGATCTTTCTGACCGGGATGGTGGCGATCTGCGCCATGGTCCTCCCCGGCATATCGGGCGCCTACATGACCCTCATCCTCAACCAGTACGAGTTCATGCTCGCGGCGCTCAAGTCATTCGCCCTCCCCGAGATCGTCACCTTCATGGTCGGCGGCCTCACCGGTCTCCTCCTCTTCACGAAGGCCCTCAAATATCTCCTGAAGAACCACAAGACCGCGATGCTCGCCTTCCTCACCGGCCTGATGCTCGGTTCGACCAGGATGCTCTACGAAAAGGCCGCTATGTCCGGCACCATCCTCGTCGACGGCGGCATCTTCCTCATCGCCGGCATCGTCGTCATCGGCATGGTGGAGTACGTAAAACGGCGCTAG
- a CDS encoding PH domain-containing protein, with protein MTDSITIGEDFKPSPQFKTYYFLYLFLTTLVAAAFILFPVSLAGEPVLNALFAGGLIAVVVFVAVWIPLYYRSVVYHLGGTEMTWKRGVWFRGTGIVPYNRITNVDIVQGPLMRIFGISDLRIQTAGYSAQAQAEIRIQGVEEPEEVRELIMAQVRGRPPVAATTGGEETVPAPEDAVLAELRAIRRVLEGMTEKKE; from the coding sequence ATGACGGATTCTATCACAATCGGGGAGGACTTCAAGCCGTCCCCGCAGTTCAAGACATATTATTTCCTCTATCTTTTCCTTACGACACTGGTCGCGGCCGCCTTCATCCTCTTCCCGGTCTCCCTTGCAGGCGAACCGGTGCTCAACGCCCTCTTTGCCGGGGGTCTGATCGCGGTCGTCGTCTTTGTGGCGGTCTGGATCCCGCTCTACTACCGGAGCGTGGTCTACCACCTCGGCGGGACAGAGATGACCTGGAAGAGAGGGGTCTGGTTCAGGGGGACGGGCATCGTCCCGTACAACAGGATCACGAATGTCGATATCGTGCAGGGGCCGCTGATGCGCATCTTCGGCATCTCCGACCTCCGCATCCAGACGGCCGGGTACTCGGCCCAGGCCCAGGCCGAGATCCGCATCCAGGGTGTCGAGGAGCCCGAGGAGGTGCGGGAACTGATCATGGCCCAGGTCCGCGGCAGGCCGCCGGTGGCGGCGACGACAGGGGGCGAGGAGACTGTCCCGGCACCCGAGGACGCGGTGCTCGCCGAACTGCGGGCGATCCGCCGGGTGCTTGAGGGGATGACAGAGAAGAAGGAGTGA
- the mch gene encoding methenyltetrahydromethanopterin cyclohydrolase: MLSVNEQALDIFNDIFEYPDDYNAASHELDNGARIVDAGVSVPGGYQAGRTFTEICMGGLADVNLTMGQIKGIPMPFIEVSTDFPSVSCLGAQKAGWTIKVGNYFAMGSGPARALSLKPKHTYEVIGYEDECDSAVICLESDHLPNGEVMQTIADACKVDVANTCAIVAPTSSIVGSVQVAGRCVETAVYKLNELGFDTRKIVAGFGTAPVPPVRGAKRAMGVTNDATIYHGQIALTMNAPEIKDYLGKIPSNTSQGYGKPFNEIFKEAGYDFYKIDTSLFSPAQVVINEISEGVVYHVGEVNPDVTLQSFGLQ, translated from the coding sequence ATGCTGAGCGTGAATGAACAGGCCCTTGACATTTTCAACGACATTTTCGAATATCCCGATGATTACAACGCGGCGTCCCATGAACTTGACAACGGCGCCAGGATCGTCGATGCAGGCGTCTCCGTTCCCGGCGGGTACCAGGCCGGCCGGACCTTCACCGAGATCTGCATGGGCGGCCTCGCCGACGTGAACCTCACGATGGGACAGATCAAGGGGATCCCGATGCCCTTCATCGAGGTCTCCACCGACTTCCCCTCGGTCTCCTGCCTCGGCGCCCAGAAGGCCGGCTGGACGATCAAGGTCGGCAACTACTTCGCGATGGGTTCAGGCCCGGCCCGCGCCCTCTCCCTCAAGCCGAAGCACACCTATGAGGTCATCGGATACGAGGACGAGTGCGACTCAGCCGTGATCTGCCTGGAGAGCGACCACCTCCCGAACGGCGAGGTCATGCAGACGATCGCCGACGCGTGCAAGGTGGACGTCGCCAACACCTGCGCCATCGTCGCCCCCACCTCCTCCATCGTCGGCTCGGTCCAGGTCGCCGGCCGTTGCGTGGAGACCGCGGTCTACAAGCTGAACGAACTCGGCTTCGACACCAGGAAGATCGTCGCCGGTTTCGGCACCGCCCCGGTCCCGCCGGTCCGCGGCGCCAAGCGTGCGATGGGTGTCACGAACGACGCCACCATCTACCACGGCCAGATCGCCCTCACCATGAATGCCCCGGAGATCAAGGACTACCTCGGGAAGATCCCGTCCAATACGTCCCAGGGCTACGGCAAGCCTTTCAACGAGATCTTCAAGGAAGCGGGCTACGACTTCTACAAGATCGACACGTCGCTTTTCTCCCCGGCCCAGGTGGTCATCAACGAGATCTCCGAGGGCGTCGTCTATCATGTCGGCGAGGTCAACCCCGACGTGACCCTGCAGTCCTTCGGTCTCCAGTAA
- a CDS encoding ORC1-type DNA replication protein — protein MTKDLLMWDETLFRDPEVFEIDYVPEQFNHRETQMRELAFQIRPGARGGRPLNTICRGLPGTGKTTSVRKLFAEIEAETKKLVPVYVNCEIDNTKFAVFAQIYRKLSGHLPPASGTSFKQVFDAVARILQKEEIVLLVALDDANYLLYENEINRVLYALLRSHESYPGTRIGVIAIISDMNVDLSREVDPRVASVFRPTEIYFPPYSADEARHILTERVMSGLYPGVLSDAMLDLVVEQTMKSGDLRVGLDLLKRAALNAEKDARKKIEEDDICLAYQISKYLHLSFTLRTLKDEEKVLLKVIAGMSSEGKEMNAGEVYTHAKEVMKIGYTRFYEIVKKLDAMRLINLDYRQGRGRTRVITLRYEPQRVLELLA, from the coding sequence ATGACAAAGGATCTCCTCATGTGGGATGAGACACTCTTCAGGGACCCCGAGGTCTTCGAGATCGACTATGTCCCGGAGCAGTTCAACCACAGGGAGACGCAGATGCGGGAACTCGCCTTCCAGATCAGGCCGGGAGCGCGGGGCGGCCGGCCCCTGAACACGATCTGCAGGGGTCTGCCCGGCACCGGCAAGACGACGAGCGTGCGAAAACTCTTCGCCGAGATCGAGGCCGAGACCAAGAAACTCGTGCCCGTCTACGTCAACTGCGAGATCGACAACACGAAGTTCGCCGTCTTCGCCCAGATCTACCGGAAACTCTCCGGCCACCTGCCGCCTGCCTCCGGCACCTCCTTCAAGCAGGTCTTCGACGCCGTCGCCCGGATCCTCCAGAAGGAGGAGATCGTCCTGCTCGTCGCCCTCGACGACGCCAACTACCTCCTGTACGAGAACGAGATCAACCGGGTACTGTACGCCCTCCTGCGGTCGCACGAGTCCTATCCGGGTACCAGGATCGGCGTGATCGCGATCATCTCCGATATGAACGTCGACCTCTCGCGCGAGGTGGACCCGCGGGTCGCCTCGGTCTTCAGGCCGACAGAGATCTATTTCCCCCCGTACTCCGCGGACGAGGCCCGCCACATCCTCACCGAGAGGGTGATGAGCGGCCTGTACCCCGGCGTCCTCTCCGATGCGATGCTCGACCTGGTCGTCGAGCAGACGATGAAGAGCGGCGACCTGCGGGTCGGCCTCGACCTCCTGAAGCGTGCCGCCCTCAATGCCGAGAAGGACGCGAGAAAGAAGATCGAGGAGGACGACATCTGCCTGGCCTACCAGATCTCGAAGTACCTCCACCTCTCCTTCACCCTGCGGACCCTGAAGGACGAGGAAAAAGTCCTCTTAAAGGTCATCGCCGGCATGAGCAGCGAAGGGAAAGAGATGAACGCGGGAGAGGTCTATACCCATGCAAAAGAGGTGATGAAAATCGGCTATACCCGCTTCTACGAGATCGTCAAAAAGCTCGATGCGATGCGGCTGATCAACCTCGATTACAGGCAGGGACGGGGCCGAACGCGTGTTATCACGCTGCGATACGAGCCGCAACGCGTCCTCGAACTCCTGGCCTGA
- a CDS encoding cofactor-independent phosphoglycerate mutase has translation MKYIVVLGDGMADEPIDALGGMTPLDYADTPNMDRIAREGACGLLRTVKDEFEPGSDVANLSVLGYDPATCYTGRGPLEAASMGIDLGPADYAYRFNLVTVRDGVMEDFNAGHITSEEGADLIGSLAVPGADFHPGISYRNLMVVHGAKGSVTTPPHDIVGQAVGPHLPSGGDAPLLMRCMDAAREAFADHPVNRARVAAGRLPATTIWPWSGGKRPAIPDFRGRWGLAGGMISAVDLLNGIARYAGMEVIHVPGATGFIDTDYQAKARYALDAIERLDFVYVHVEAPDEAGHMGGVEEKVKAIEGVDGLIGTILDNFDGTVAVLPDHPTPIRLKTHTRTPVPFAIRGEVKDSTACFSEKEAAKGGFGLHEAADFLPLLFGRKAA, from the coding sequence ATGAAATATATCGTCGTTCTAGGAGACGGCATGGCCGACGAGCCCATCGACGCGCTCGGCGGCATGACCCCCCTCGACTATGCCGACACCCCGAACATGGACCGCATCGCCCGCGAGGGCGCCTGCGGTCTTCTCCGGACGGTGAAGGATGAGTTCGAGCCGGGGAGCGACGTCGCAAACCTATCGGTGCTCGGCTACGACCCGGCCACCTGCTATACCGGCAGGGGCCCTCTCGAAGCCGCGAGCATGGGGATCGACCTCGGGCCGGCAGACTATGCCTACCGCTTCAACCTGGTGACGGTGCGGGACGGCGTCATGGAGGACTTCAATGCCGGGCACATCACGAGCGAGGAGGGGGCCGACCTCATCGGGTCCCTTGCGGTGCCGGGCGCGGACTTCCACCCCGGGATCTCGTACAGGAATCTGATGGTCGTCCACGGCGCAAAGGGGTCTGTGACCACGCCGCCCCACGACATCGTCGGGCAGGCGGTCGGGCCCCACCTCCCCTCAGGCGGGGACGCTCCCCTCCTGATGCGGTGCATGGACGCCGCGAGGGAGGCCTTTGCCGACCACCCGGTGAACCGCGCCCGCGTTGCCGCCGGCAGACTCCCGGCCACGACGATCTGGCCGTGGAGCGGCGGGAAGCGCCCGGCGATCCCTGACTTCAGGGGCCGCTGGGGCCTTGCGGGCGGGATGATCTCGGCGGTCGACCTCCTCAACGGGATCGCCCGCTATGCCGGTATGGAGGTGATCCATGTCCCGGGCGCGACCGGGTTCATCGACACCGACTACCAGGCGAAGGCGCGGTACGCCCTGGACGCGATCGAGCGCCTCGACTTCGTCTATGTCCATGTGGAGGCCCCTGACGAGGCCGGGCACATGGGCGGCGTCGAGGAGAAGGTAAAGGCGATCGAAGGGGTGGACGGTCTCATCGGCACCATCCTGGACAATTTCGACGGCACGGTCGCGGTCCTCCCCGACCACCCGACCCCGATCCGGCTGAAGACCCACACCAGGACGCCGGTGCCCTTCGCGATCCGCGGCGAGGTGAAGGACAGCACCGCCTGCTTCTCTGAGAAGGAAGCGGCGAAGGGCGGGTTCGGCCTGCACGAGGCCGCGGACTTCCTGCCCCTCCTCTTCGGGCGGAAGGCGGCGTGA
- a CDS encoding NAD-dependent epimerase/dehydratase family protein, with the protein MFSIVTGGAGFIGSHLVDTLVEQGDRVLVLDSLRTGDLANIRGHLDAGRIDYLQADLLEDGWQERFEGAERVYHLAADPDVRGSAATPADVYENNVTATIRVLEAMRVHGVGEIVFTSTSTVYGEASVIPTPEDYSPMEPISVYAASKLAAEAMISSYAHTYGMKARVFRFANIIGERSNHGVIWDFAHKLKENPAELEILGDGKQIKSYLIVSECVAALLHAVRAADGPFACFNIGSEDWIDVTAIARIVADEMGLPDVRFRYTGGDRGWVGDVPRMQLAVEKIGATGWHTTVGSEESVRQAARALVREIC; encoded by the coding sequence ATGTTCTCGATCGTCACGGGCGGCGCCGGATTTATCGGCTCCCATCTGGTCGACACCCTTGTGGAGCAGGGGGATCGCGTGCTGGTTCTCGACAGCCTCCGCACCGGGGATCTCGCCAATATCAGGGGGCATCTCGATGCCGGGAGAATCGATTATCTTCAGGCCGACCTGCTCGAAGATGGCTGGCAGGAGAGGTTCGAAGGGGCAGAGAGGGTCTATCACCTCGCCGCCGACCCTGATGTTCGGGGGAGCGCCGCAACGCCGGCAGACGTCTATGAGAACAATGTCACCGCCACGATCCGCGTCCTCGAAGCGATGCGGGTCCACGGCGTCGGCGAGATCGTCTTCACCTCCACCTCGACGGTCTACGGCGAGGCGTCGGTCATCCCGACGCCCGAGGACTACAGCCCGATGGAACCGATCTCGGTCTATGCCGCGAGCAAACTGGCCGCCGAGGCGATGATCTCGTCCTATGCCCACACCTACGGGATGAAGGCGCGGGTCTTCCGGTTCGCCAACATCATCGGCGAGCGGAGCAACCACGGCGTGATCTGGGACTTCGCCCACAAACTGAAAGAGAACCCGGCCGAACTGGAGATCCTGGGGGACGGAAAGCAGATCAAGTCGTACCTCATCGTCTCGGAGTGCGTGGCGGCCCTCCTCCACGCGGTCAGGGCGGCAGACGGGCCTTTTGCCTGTTTCAATATCGGGTCCGAGGACTGGATCGATGTCACGGCGATCGCCCGGATCGTCGCCGACGAGATGGGTCTCCCCGACGTGCGTTTCCGGTACACCGGGGGCGACCGCGGCTGGGTGGGCGATGTCCCGAGGATGCAGCTTGCCGTCGAAAAGATCGGGGCGACGGGGTGGCACACGACCGTCGGGTCCGAGGAGTCGGTGCGGCAGGCGGCACGCGCCCTTGTCAGGGAAATCTGCTGA